The segment TGACCGGTTTGATAAGAATCTGAGTATAGTCCATGACTATTTTAACCTCTCCTGCAGATCCTGTGCTGCATTCTCAAGCATAACAACCTGACGATGACGCAAAATGTCATAAACATTTATCTGGTCAGCGGAGATCATCTTGATGCCTGGGATATTCCTCGCAGAAAGGAGGAGTTTATTATCAGCATCCTTGACAATAATCAAGGCCTTGTAAAGTCCGAGAGTTTCTGCAACTTGAGCGAAAAGCTTAGTTTTAATCTCGGGAAGGTCGATATCCTTAATAATCATCAGCTGTTCTTCGCTGAATCTTGAAGTAAGAGCCATCTTGAGAGCAAGACGACGGACCTTTTTATTAACCTTGAAGGAGTAGTCTCTAGGCTGTGGACCGAAAGTCACACCACCACCCCGCCAAAGCGGAGAACGGGTGGAACCGGCACGTGCACGTCCTGTTCCTTTCTGACGCCAAGGTTTGGCGCCGCCGCCGCGTTTCATAGCACGAGTTTTCGTGGCATGAGTTCCGCTACGCTTTGCAGCGAGCTGAGCGCGGACAACAAGGTTCAGGATTTCGGGCTTGACCGGAACTTCAAATACTTCCGGAGCAAGATCCATGCTCCCTACTTCCTTTTTCGTTTGATCGTATATAGTAATGGTAGCCATGTTTTTTCCCTCTAGCTGGTCTTGCGGATCATCACCAATCCGTTCTTGGCTCCAGGAACTTGTCCCTTAACCACGAGAACGTTTTCCTCGGTGCGAACGTCAACGATCTCAATGTTGGAAACAGTGACGCGCTCGTTACCCATCTGACCGGGCATTTTTTTACCCTTAAAGACTTTACCAGGGAAAGTAGCGTGGCCGATTGAACCAGGTGAACGATGAACTTTTTCAACACCGTGAGATGCTTTCATACCTTTAAAGTTCCAACGTTTCATTACGCCCTGGAAACCTTTACCTTTAGATGTGCCGGTTACTTTAACCTTTTCACCTGGAGTAAAGATGTCAACAGAGATTTCCTGGCCAAGTTCATAATCAGCTACAGACTCAAGCGGGAATTCGCGCAGATGGCGGAAATAGCCTTTGCCGGCTTTATCCTGATGTCCCTTAGAGGGTTTGTTCACCTTGCGCTCGGGCAGTGAGTCGTATCCGATCTGGATGGCGTTATAGCCTTCCTTCTCTTTAGTCTTAACCTGAATGACAGGGCATGGTCCAATTTCGAGAACTGTGACTGGTACAATGCTACCATCGTCAGAGAACACGCGGGTCATGCCCAATTTTTTACCGAGTAGTCCGATAGTTTTTGCCATGTTGCCCCCCCCTATAGCTTAATTTCGACGTCGACGCCTGCGGGCAGGCTAAGCTTGCCTAGCGCATCAACTGTCTGCTGGGTGGGTTCAAGGATATCAAGCAGACGCTTGTGAATCCGCATCTCAAACTGCTCACGAGACTTTTTGTCTACGTGCACAGATTTCTGCACTGTTGTGCGGTGAATCTGTGTAGGCAATGGGATGGGACCTGCGATAGCTGCGCCGGTATTGCGGGCAGTATCCACAATCTCAGTTACAGCCTTATCAAGGATACGGTAATCGTAAGCCTTGAGCTTGATACGAATTCGATCATTAGTCATAGAAACCATAATAATACTCCTGAATAGATTCAGAGACGGCTAGCTTGCAACGGCTGAAAGGCTTGTGAGGTTCCTCTCATTGCCTGGTATGGTCGTCCAGCCAGCATGCCGGACCTTATACCTTATCTCCGTGGTTTCACGGGCGACTCCCGTAAAAAATAAAGAGCCTCCCAAACACTGTGGGTTCGGGAGGCTTACTGCTTTTCAGCTGTCGCTGTCAAGTAAAAACTAGGATAAACTTATTTTTATCTTAGTTTTTATTGATCAACTCTTCTGCAATACTTGCTGGAACCGGCTCGTAATGATCGAACTGCATGGAGAATGTTGCACGTCCCTGAGTCTTGGAGCGAAGGTCGGTTGCGTAACCAAACATCTCACTAAGAGGGACATCACATTTAATGACCTGTGCGTTAGCACGGCCTTCCATGTTGCTGACCTTACCACGACGACCGTTAAGGTCACCCATGACATCACCAAGGTAATCATCAGGGGTAACGACTTCAACAGCCATGATAGGCTCGAGAAGCTGTGGACCAGCCTTCTTAACTGCGTCTTTGAGAGCCATTGAACCGGCAATGTAGAAAGCCTGCTCAGAGGAGTCAACGTCATGATAAGAACCGTAGGTCAGTGTTGCTTTGATATCAACTAAGGGGAATCCTGCGATTACACCGTTTTTCATGGCGTCATGAATACCACGGTCAACTGCTGGAATGTATTCTTTAGGAATAATTCCGCCCTTAATTTCATCAACAAACTCGTATTCTTTCTCTGGGTTAGGCTCAATGGTAACGACAACATGTCCGTACTGACCACGACCACCAGACTGTTTAGCATATTTAAGGTTTGACTCAACCTGCTTAGTAATGGTTTCACGATATGAAACCCTTGGTGCTCCAACGTTAGCATTAACATTGAATTCACGAAGCAGACGGTCAACGATGATTTCAAGATGAAGTTCACCCATACCAGCAATAAGAGTCTGCCCTGTTTCTTCGTCACCTTTGACGCGGAAAGAAGGATCTTCTTTTGCAAGCTTAGCAAGACCAGCACTAAGGAGGTCTCTATCAGCTTTGGTTTTAGGCTCAATTGCAACTTCAATAACTGGTTCTGGAATATCAAGAGATTCCAAAACTACAGCTTTTTTCAGTTCTGCAAGAGTATCACCGGTAGCCATAGACTTAAGTCCAACAGCAGCGACGATATCCCCTGCAAACGCTTCCTTAATTTCTTCACGCTTGTTAGCATGCATCTTAAGAAGACGACCAATACGTTCCTTTTTACCGCTGGCAGCATTGATGTATGTATCACCACTAGCCATTTTACCGGAGTAAAGACGAAGGAATGTAAGATGACCGACAAAGGGGTCTGTCATCAGTTTGAATGAAAGAGCTGCAAGCGGCTTGTCAATGTCACAAGGACATTCAATGCTTTCGCCATTGTCCGGATCAATCCCTACCATTGCAGGAATATCAAGAGGAGAAGGAAGATAATCAATAACAGCATCAAGCAGTGGCTGTACACCTTTGTTCTTAAATGCGGTACCGCACAGAACAGGGCATATTTTCAAGCTGATTGTAGCTGCACGGATACCCTTGATAATTTCTTCAGGGGTAAGCTCGTCACCACCGAGGTACTTATCAAGAAGTTCTTCATTCTCTTCTGCTATAGCTTCGATCATTTCAAGACGCATTGACTCGTACTGATCAACCATATCGGCTGGAATGTCTTCTACGCTGTAATCCTTACCCATTGTATCATCATGATATGTGTAAGCTTTACCAGTTACAAGACAGACTGATCCGAGATATTTATCTTCATTGCCGATTGGGATCTGAAGCGGTACTGCTTTAGCACCGAGACGATCACGCAGCATATCAACACAACGGAAGAAATCTGCTCCAGTACGGTCCATTTTATTAATGAAAGCGATACGTGGAACATTATATCTATCAGCCTGACGCCATACGGTTTCAGACTGAGGCTCAACGCCTGCAACAGCATCAAATACTGCTACAGCTCCATCGAGCACACGCAGAGCACGTTCAACTTCCATTGTGAAGTCAACGTGACCTGGTGTATCAATAATATTAATACGGTAATCTTTCCAGAAACATGTGGTAGCAGCACTAGTGATAGTGATGCCGCGCTCTTGTTCCTGAACCATCCAGTCCATGGTGGCTTCGCCGTCATGAACTTCGCCTATTTTGTGTGAAACACCGGTATAGTATAATATGCGTTCAGTAGTGGTAGTTTTACCCGCATCAATGTGGGCCATAATACCAATATTACGCTGTTTATCACTTGTAACCTTCTTAGACACGATAAACTCCGATTACCAACGGTAATGAGCAAAAGCCTTGTTGGCTTCAGCCATGCGATGAACGTCTTCTTTCTTCTTAACAGCACCACCACGCTTGTTATAAGCGTCGAGGAATTCACCACTAAGACGAGCGACCATACCTTTCTCACCTCTGGAACGTGCCTGATTTATCAGCCACCTGATAGCCAAAGAACCCTGACGTTCAGGACGGACTTCAACTGGAACCTGATAAGTTGCACCACCGACACGGCGTGATTTAACTTCCGCGTGAGGTTTAACATTTTCAATTGCTTTTTCAAAAGCTTTGATTGGATCTTCCTGGGTTTTTTCACCTAGGAATGCAAGAGCTTCATAAAATATTTTTTCAGAAACACTCTTCTTGCCGTCGAACATGAGTCTATTCATGAACTTAGTTGCAAGCTGACTACCATAAACTGGGTCAGGAAGAATTTGTCTCTTGGGTACTGGACCTTTACGAGGCATATTAATACTCCTTAGAATAAAAACTATTTAGGACGTTTAGCGCCGTACTTAGAACGACCCTTACGACGATCTGCGACACCAGCGGTATCGAGTGATCCGCGAACAATATGGTAACGAACACCAGGTAAATCTTTTACTCTACCACCGCGGATTAGTACCACGGAATGTTCCTGAAGGTTATGACCTTCACCACCAATGTAAGCGGTTACTTCGATGCTATTAGTCAAACGCACACGTGCGACTTTACGCAGTGCGGAGTTAGGCTTTTTAGGGGTGGTTGTATACACTCTAGTGCATACTCCACGACGCTGGGGGCAAGCTTGAAGAGCAGGAGTCTTCTTACGCTTAAGCTGCTTTTCACGCCCTTTTCTAATGAGCTGATTAATGGTTGGCATGAACCCTCCAAATTTATTTCGTTATGCAAAGACCGACGCAGTTAGACTAAATTTTCGAGATTTGTCAAGAACAAATCCAATCTAAATATGAATTCAGATTAGAATCAGGCTGCAACGACCTGTTCTAAAATCATGTTTAACTGCGTACTGGCGCTAGCATTATCTTTCATTAATGAGCAACGGCTCGTCTTCTAATTCCTCAAGAAACTTATCGGCACGTTCCGGCTGATCAGGAACGATCACTGCAGTCTGCGCATATCTACGGAAGCCGGTTCCGGCAGGAATCAAGCGACCGACGATTACGTTCTCTTTCAAGCCGCGCAGATAATCTTTCTTGCCGCGCAGGGATGACTCGGTAAGAACCTTTGTCGTCTCCTGGAATGATGCAGCAGAAATAAATGACGCAGTTGAAAGTGAAGCTTGAGTAATTCCGAGAACATGAGTCTGAGCTGTAGCAGGCTTAAGCCCGTTTTTGACAGCTTCCTCATTTTTCTCCATAAACCGCTGCTTATCCACCTGTTCTGCAACAAGAAAGTGAGTTTCACCGGGATCAACGATGGAAACTTTCTTGAGCATCTGACGGACAATAACTTCGATATGCTTATCGTTAATTCCAACACCCTGGAAGCGGTAAACGTCCTGAATTTCTTCCACCAGAAAGCGTGCGAGATATTTTTCGCCCTTAACTTTCAAGATGTCATGAAGTTCCGGAAGTCCTTCAGTCATCAAATCACCAGCTTCAACGAAGTCTCCTTCCTGAGCAGTAATATGACGTCCTTTTGGTACCAAGTATTCCTTGGTAACTCCAACTTCAGGTGTAACAATGATTTTGCGCTTGCCTTTGGATTCGGGTCCGTAGGAGACCACACCATCAATCTCCGTAATGATTCCAAGTTCCTTTGGTTTGCGCACTTCAAACAGCTCCGCAACTCTAGGAAGACCACCAACAATATCTTTGGTCTTCGAAGTTTCGCGAAGTTTACGTGCAATAATTTCACCACCGGTGACTGTGTCACCGTCTTTTACCATCAAAAGAGCACCTACAGGAAGAGGATAAGTAGCTTTTAAGGTTGACCCTGGACGAGTCAAAGGCTCTCCATCTTCGCCGCAAATAGACATTGACGGTTTGAAGTTCGTGGTACGGTATTCAGTAATCGTATATGTTGCCCTGTTAGTGGCTTCATCAATCCTTTCCTGGAATGTTTTACCTTCAACTAAGTCGGTAAATTTAACCGTACCTGCAACATCAGTGATGAACGGTTCTGCAAGCGGATCCCATTCGGCCAAGACCGTATTATGGGTAACTTCCTGCCCGTCCTCCACGTAAAGTTTAGCACCCAGAGGCAGAACGTATTTTTCACGTTCTCTACCCTGCTCATCCACAATAGCAACCTGGCAACTCTTACCAAGGACCATTTGATGTCCTTCGACATTGCGAACTGAGCGCATACGGTTAAGTACTACTGAACCGTTATGCTGAGCTTCAAAAGATGACTGCTGAATCTCACGACTAGCCGTACCACCGATATGGAAGGTACGCATTGTGAGCTGAGTTCCCGGCTCACCGATTGACTGTGCTGCGATAATACCGACAGTTTCACCAACGTTAACGATATGTCCTCTTGCAAGGTCACGACCGTAACACATAGCGCATACACCCTGCTTGCTTCTGCAAGTCAGTGGTGAACGAACGATCATCGAGTTGATGCCGTTATCATCAATAAGTTTCGCAAAGCGTTCATCAATTAAAGTATTAGCAGGAACTAAAATTTCATCAGTTCCTTCCTTGGTTATGGGATGGATTGTCACACGACCAAGTACTTTTTCGGAGAGGCGTTCTTTTATTTCTCCGCCCTTGATGTAATGAGTAAGTTCAAGACCGTCAACTGTTCTACAATCATTTTCAGCAACAGTAACGTCCTGAACAACATCAACCAGACGACGAGTAAGATAACCGGAGTTTGCAGTTTTAAGTGCAGTATCCGCGAGACCTTTACGAGCACCATGAGTGGAAATAAAGTACTGAAGAACCGAAAGACCTTCACGGAATGAAGAAGTAATCGGTGTTTCAATAATTTCTCCAGAAGGCTTGGCCATCAGACCACGCATACCTGCAAGCTGTCTCATCTGGTCCTGGTTACCTCTTGCACCTGAGTGAGCCATCATAAAGACAGGGTTGAAACTGGAGTTAGACTCCTGTTTTCCTGTCACTGGATCAGTCAGAATATCAGCAGACATTTCAAGAGTCATTTCACTTGAAACATCATTAGTAACTTTCGTCCAAACGTCGACTACCTTGTTGTACTTTTCAGTACGGGTAATGATACCTTCACGGTACTGAGCTTCAATATTTTCAACTTCGATATAAGCATCTTCAAGCAGACCGGCTTTCTTTTTAGGAATTGTGAGGTCTTTAACGCCGATAGTAATAGCGGCTCTTGTTGCGTGCTCATAACCAAGGTCTTTAAGTCTATCACAAAGAATAACTGTCGCCTTACTACCCGCTGTGCGGTAAGCATCGGAAACGAGGCGTGCAATATTCTTCTTGGTCATAACCATGTTAACCTGATCATAGCTCATGCCTTCAGGAACCAGTTCACCAACAAGAATACGACCACAAGTAGTATCTACAAGTTTGCCGTCAATTCTTACTTTAACGCGAGCATGCAGGCTTACAACTTCGGCATCAAGGGCAGTAATAACTTCCCAAGGACCGGCGAAGATCATGCCTTCACCTTTGGCAAAAGAACGATCAACAGTTAGATAATAGAGTCCAAGAACGATATCCTGACTCGGGTTGATGATCGGCTGTCCATTCGCAGGCGAAAGGATATTATTTGAAGACATCATCAAAACACGGCACTCAATCTGTGCTTCAACAGAAAGAGGTACGTGAACAGCCATCTGGTCACCGTCAAAGTCAGCGTTATATGCAGAACATACAAGCGGGTGAAGCTGAATAGCTTTACCTTCGATCAAAGTCGGTTCAAAAGACTGAATACCGAGTCTATGCAAAGTAGGAGCACGGTTAAGCATAATAGGATATTCACGAACAACGTCGTCAAGAATATCCCATACAACCAAATCTTCACGCTCTACCATTTTCTTTGCACTTTTGATGGTAGTTGCAATTTCTCTGCGTTCAAGCTCTGCATAAATAAACGGCTTGAAAAGTTCCAAAGCCATCTTCTTAGGAAGACCACACTGATGCAGTTTGAGCTTAGGCCCAACAACAATAACAGAACGACCAGAATAGTCGACACGTTTACCAAGAAGGTTCTGACGGAAACGTCCCTGCTTACCCTTAATCATATCAGACAAGGATTTCAGAGGACGACCATTAGTTCCGGTAATTGCGCGGCCACGGCGTCCGTTATCAAAGAGAGCATCAACAGATTCCTGAAGCATCCTTTTTTCATTACGGATGATAATATCAGGAGCCCCGAGCTCAATCAGTCTTTTAAGACGATTATTTCTATTAATAACACGACGATAAAGATCATTAAGATCAGAAGTTGCAAAACGTCCACCGTCAAGAGGAACAAGAGGACGAAGTTCTGGAGGAATGACCGGAATTACATCCATGATCATCCACTGACAATTATTGCCAGACTCAAGGAAGGCTTCAACGATTTTAAGGCGTTTAGTAAGCTTCTTTTTCTTGGTCTGCGAACGTGTTGTCAGAGATTCTTCGCGCAACTCAGTCCGGAGAGTAAGCATATCAATTTCTGCAAGCAGACCCTTGATTGTCTCAGCTCCCATTCCGACTTTGATGGCATCTTCACCGTAATGATCTATAACCTGAAAGTACTGGTCTTCAGAAATAATCTGATGTGCCTTAAGAGGTGTCTCACCCGGCTCAAGGACTATATATGAATCAAAATATAGAACTTTCTCAAGATCAGCCATAGTAATATCTAAAAGCGTGCCGATCTTAGAAGGAAGTGTTTTAAGGAACCAGATGTGAGCAACAGGGGCAGCAAGTTCAATATGCCCCATACGTTCACGTCTAACCTTGGAAGCAATAACTTCAACACCGCATTTTTCGCAGACAATGCCGCGATGCTTCATGCGCTTATACTTACCGCAGTTACACTCGTAGTCCTTAACAGGTCCGAAAATTTTAGCACAAAAGAGTCCATCTCTTTCAGGCTTAAAAGTTCTATAGTTAATTGTCTCGGGCTTCTTAACTTCACCGAAAGACCATTCTCTGATCTTTTCAGGAGAAGCAATGGAAATCTGAATTCCTTTGAGGCCACGCCCTGCGTCGCCTGCGCCGGATGTTCTACGCATAGTGAACAATTCGTCCAGACTCATTAATATACCCCTTTCGTGAAAAGGTTTATCTAGTCGCGGGGCCTTGCGGCCCCGCGCTCATTATTTCGTTATAGCGGAAGTTTCTTCTTCGTCATCCTGAAGCAAAGTAACATCAAGACCAAGAGACATAAGCTCTTTAATCAGAACGTTAAACGATTCAGGGAGTCCAGCTTCAAGGAAGTTATCACCCTTGACGATTTTTTCATACATTTTAACACGACCGGTAACATCATCAGATTTGACAGTCAGGAATTCCTGAAGCAGGTAGGCTGCGCCGTATGCTTCAAGTGCCCAAACTTCCATTTCCCCGAGTCTCTGTCCACCGAACTGAGCTTTACCACCAAGAGGCTGCTGAGTTACCAGCGAGTAAGGTCCGGTTGAACGGGCGTGAATCTTTTCATCAACTAAATGATGAAGCTTAAGAATGTACATAACCCCGACTGTTACGCGGTTGTGGAAAGGTTCTCCGGTACGTCCATCCCAAAGGGTGACTTTACCGTCGTCAGGAATCCCGGTTTTTACAACCAGATCCCAGATTTCTTTCTCTGTAGCACCGTCGAAAACAGGGGTTTTAGTGACAATACCTTCACGTGCTTTATTAAGAGCATCTTTGAATTCATCATCATCAAGACTGTCAACAAGTTCAAAAACATCTTCTGAATCGAAGGTGCTCTTGACCTCTTTACGTATTTCATCAAGGGCGGTACCGGCATCAAACATTCTTGCGAACTTATGTCCGAGTTCAAGAGCTGCCCAACCAAGATGTGTTTCCATAATCTGACCGATATTCATTCGAGAAGGAACCCCAAGAGGGTTCAAAACGATGTCCATCGGAGTACCGTCTGCAAAGAACGGCATATCCTGTTCAGGAAGAATACAAGAAACAACACCCTTGTTACCATGGCGTCCAGCCATTTTATCACCTACGGAAAGCTTACGCTTAACCGCAATGTAGACCTTGACCATTTTGATAACGCCAGGAGGCAAATCATCACCTTCGGTGACTTTTTCGCGCTTAACGTCATAAATGCCCTTAATAACGCGTATCTGCTTATCATATTCACCAAGAAGATATTTAACAGCTTCATTGGTGTCTTTGTCTGAGAAAAGACCGCCCAGTTTCTTAAGTGGTATTTCACTAAGGATAGCATCAGTAATAGTGTGTCCTGCTTCTGCAAGAACTTCACCCTTTCTGCGTCCCATAAGAGTCTGGTTGATCTGCTTGTTACTAACGACGGCGTTAATTTTTTCGCGAGTCTTAATAGTGAGAGAATCGATATGTTTGCTTTCTTTCATATCATGCTTAGAAAGCTCGAAATCTTCGATGGCCTTAGTACGGTCATCTTTCTCACCGGATCTGCGGTTAAACACCTTAACGTCAATAACAGTTCCCTCGATTCCCGGTGGAACCTTGAGAGATGTATTTTTTACATCGCGAGCTTTATCACCGAAGATAGCTCTGAGGAGTTTTTCTTCAGGAGTCAGCTGTGTTTCACCTTTAGGAGTGATCTTTCCGACGAGAATATCATCGGGAGTGATACGGGCTCCAAGACGG is part of the Maridesulfovibrio ferrireducens genome and harbors:
- the rplD gene encoding 50S ribosomal protein L4 codes for the protein MATITIYDQTKKEVGSMDLAPEVFEVPVKPEILNLVVRAQLAAKRSGTHATKTRAMKRGGGAKPWRQKGTGRARAGSTRSPLWRGGGVTFGPQPRDYSFKVNKKVRRLALKMALTSRFSEEQLMIIKDIDLPEIKTKLFAQVAETLGLYKALIIVKDADNKLLLSARNIPGIKMISADQINVYDILRHRQVVMLENAAQDLQERLK
- the rplC gene encoding 50S ribosomal protein L3, yielding MAKTIGLLGKKLGMTRVFSDDGSIVPVTVLEIGPCPVIQVKTKEKEGYNAIQIGYDSLPERKVNKPSKGHQDKAGKGYFRHLREFPLESVADYELGQEISVDIFTPGEKVKVTGTSKGKGFQGVMKRWNFKGMKASHGVEKVHRSPGSIGHATFPGKVFKGKKMPGQMGNERVTVSNIEIVDVRTEENVLVVKGQVPGAKNGLVMIRKTS
- the rpsJ gene encoding 30S ribosomal protein S10; the encoded protein is MVSMTNDRIRIKLKAYDYRILDKAVTEIVDTARNTGAAIAGPIPLPTQIHRTTVQKSVHVDKKSREQFEMRIHKRLLDILEPTQQTVDALGKLSLPAGVDVEIKL
- the fusA gene encoding elongation factor G, translating into MSKKVTSDKQRNIGIMAHIDAGKTTTTERILYYTGVSHKIGEVHDGEATMDWMVQEQERGITITSAATTCFWKDYRINIIDTPGHVDFTMEVERALRVLDGAVAVFDAVAGVEPQSETVWRQADRYNVPRIAFINKMDRTGADFFRCVDMLRDRLGAKAVPLQIPIGNEDKYLGSVCLVTGKAYTYHDDTMGKDYSVEDIPADMVDQYESMRLEMIEAIAEENEELLDKYLGGDELTPEEIIKGIRAATISLKICPVLCGTAFKNKGVQPLLDAVIDYLPSPLDIPAMVGIDPDNGESIECPCDIDKPLAALSFKLMTDPFVGHLTFLRLYSGKMASGDTYINAASGKKERIGRLLKMHANKREEIKEAFAGDIVAAVGLKSMATGDTLAELKKAVVLESLDIPEPVIEVAIEPKTKADRDLLSAGLAKLAKEDPSFRVKGDEETGQTLIAGMGELHLEIIVDRLLREFNVNANVGAPRVSYRETITKQVESNLKYAKQSGGRGQYGHVVVTIEPNPEKEYEFVDEIKGGIIPKEYIPAVDRGIHDAMKNGVIAGFPLVDIKATLTYGSYHDVDSSEQAFYIAGSMALKDAVKKAGPQLLEPIMAVEVVTPDDYLGDVMGDLNGRRGKVSNMEGRANAQVIKCDVPLSEMFGYATDLRSKTQGRATFSMQFDHYEPVPASIAEELINKN
- the rpsG gene encoding 30S ribosomal protein S7 gives rise to the protein MPRKGPVPKRQILPDPVYGSQLATKFMNRLMFDGKKSVSEKIFYEALAFLGEKTQEDPIKAFEKAIENVKPHAEVKSRRVGGATYQVPVEVRPERQGSLAIRWLINQARSRGEKGMVARLSGEFLDAYNKRGGAVKKKEDVHRMAEANKAFAHYRW
- the rpsL gene encoding 30S ribosomal protein S12, with product MPTINQLIRKGREKQLKRKKTPALQACPQRRGVCTRVYTTTPKKPNSALRKVARVRLTNSIEVTAYIGGEGHNLQEHSVVLIRGGRVKDLPGVRYHIVRGSLDTAGVADRRKGRSKYGAKRPK
- the rpoC gene encoding DNA-directed RNA polymerase subunit beta', which codes for MSLDELFTMRRTSGAGDAGRGLKGIQISIASPEKIREWSFGEVKKPETINYRTFKPERDGLFCAKIFGPVKDYECNCGKYKRMKHRGIVCEKCGVEVIASKVRRERMGHIELAAPVAHIWFLKTLPSKIGTLLDITMADLEKVLYFDSYIVLEPGETPLKAHQIISEDQYFQVIDHYGEDAIKVGMGAETIKGLLAEIDMLTLRTELREESLTTRSQTKKKKLTKRLKIVEAFLESGNNCQWMIMDVIPVIPPELRPLVPLDGGRFATSDLNDLYRRVINRNNRLKRLIELGAPDIIIRNEKRMLQESVDALFDNGRRGRAITGTNGRPLKSLSDMIKGKQGRFRQNLLGKRVDYSGRSVIVVGPKLKLHQCGLPKKMALELFKPFIYAELERREIATTIKSAKKMVEREDLVVWDILDDVVREYPIMLNRAPTLHRLGIQSFEPTLIEGKAIQLHPLVCSAYNADFDGDQMAVHVPLSVEAQIECRVLMMSSNNILSPANGQPIINPSQDIVLGLYYLTVDRSFAKGEGMIFAGPWEVITALDAEVVSLHARVKVRIDGKLVDTTCGRILVGELVPEGMSYDQVNMVMTKKNIARLVSDAYRTAGSKATVILCDRLKDLGYEHATRAAITIGVKDLTIPKKKAGLLEDAYIEVENIEAQYREGIITRTEKYNKVVDVWTKVTNDVSSEMTLEMSADILTDPVTGKQESNSSFNPVFMMAHSGARGNQDQMRQLAGMRGLMAKPSGEIIETPITSSFREGLSVLQYFISTHGARKGLADTALKTANSGYLTRRLVDVVQDVTVAENDCRTVDGLELTHYIKGGEIKERLSEKVLGRVTIHPITKEGTDEILVPANTLIDERFAKLIDDNGINSMIVRSPLTCRSKQGVCAMCYGRDLARGHIVNVGETVGIIAAQSIGEPGTQLTMRTFHIGGTASREIQQSSFEAQHNGSVVLNRMRSVRNVEGHQMVLGKSCQVAIVDEQGREREKYVLPLGAKLYVEDGQEVTHNTVLAEWDPLAEPFITDVAGTVKFTDLVEGKTFQERIDEATNRATYTITEYRTTNFKPSMSICGEDGEPLTRPGSTLKATYPLPVGALLMVKDGDTVTGGEIIARKLRETSKTKDIVGGLPRVAELFEVRKPKELGIITEIDGVVSYGPESKGKRKIIVTPEVGVTKEYLVPKGRHITAQEGDFVEAGDLMTEGLPELHDILKVKGEKYLARFLVEEIQDVYRFQGVGINDKHIEVIVRQMLKKVSIVDPGETHFLVAEQVDKQRFMEKNEEAVKNGLKPATAQTHVLGITQASLSTASFISAASFQETTKVLTESSLRGKKDYLRGLKENVIVGRLIPAGTGFRRYAQTAVIVPDQPERADKFLEELEDEPLLINER